The Saccharopolyspora gregorii genomic interval CTGCTGACCATGCCCTCCAGGTCGAGCAGCCCGGCGCGCCAGAACCGCAGCATCCGGTCGATGTCCCGGCGCGGGTCGGCCGAGCCGTAGAAGGACGGCAGGATCCTGCGCTCGTTGAGGAACAGCTCCTGCGCGGTGAACTCGACCTTCTGCTCCGCCCCGCCCGCGCCGACGATGACGGTGCTGCCGCCGCGGCGGGTGGCGTCGTAGGCGGCGCGGATGGTGCCCGCCAGCCCCACGACCTCGATGGCGCAGTCGAACCCGGCGCCGCCGGTGAGCTCCTGCTTGAGCTCGTCGAAGCCGTCGGGGGTGGCGGTGTGCGTCGCGCCGAACCGGCGAGCCCCGGCGTGCTTGCCGACCACCGGGTCCACCGCGACGATCGTGGTCGCCCCGGCCAGCCGCGCCCCCTGGACCACCGAGATCCCGACGCCGCCGCAGCCGATGACGGCGACGGTGGCGCCCGGTTCGATCCGGGCGGTGTTGAGCACCGCACCCACGCCGGTCAGCACCCCGCAGCCCAGCAGCGCGGCCACCTCGAACGGCACGTCCGGCTCG includes:
- a CDS encoding Zn-dependent alcohol dehydrogenase, which gives rise to MLDQIGDDRLHVRADAAVVAPGPGEVHVRIRAAGICHSDLSAMNGTLPALAPGVMGHEGAGEVLAVGDQVTDLVPGDHVTITFVPPCGTCRECLHGQPHLCAVHTVAAFTSPRFEVGSQPVFGFAGCGTFAEELVLPRAGAIKVEPDVPFEVAALLGCGVLTGVGAVLNTARIEPGATVAVIGCGGVGISVVQGARLAGATTIVAVDPVVGKHAGARRFGATHTATPDGFDELKQELTGGAGFDCAIEVVGLAGTIRAAYDATRRGGSTVIVGAGGAEQKVEFTAQELFLNERRILPSFYGSADPRRDIDRMLRFWRAGLLDLEGMVSRRLPLSEINDGLAALQGGDAALVRQIVTFD